A genomic region of Aspergillus oryzae RIB40 DNA, chromosome 1 contains the following coding sequences:
- a CDS encoding NAD-dependent epimerase/dehydratase family protein (UDP-glucose 4-epimerase): MESPRQSDASTPVEPYSPGCVDTPATQSSVLFDGNLEELLRNFPLDQYILVTGGLGFIGSHTTLELLKANYNVIVIDNLSNAFQNVFDRIKLLASKHHEQQGTKMPEMHLHAHDYRDSVALRKLLEQYQIQSRWGTPKTKISGVIHFAAHKAVEESIRNPLKYYANNVGGLIDFATTLGEFGIKTFVFSSSATVYGTLATSGLPLKEELCVHKDEIFEDRDGSKKLMEPGCTGITNPYGRTKWICEAILADLAASDPEWTIVALRYFNPVGCDESGLLGEDPKQIPTNLLPVVVKVMTGQYKELQMFGTDWDTEDGTAVRDFIHVTDLARGHIAALSAANEGKLKENFRTFNLGTGTGHSVMEVVNTMESVSSKAIPRRAADRRAGDVGSCVAVATRSQEELQWKTEKTLTDACASLCNFLAVSGLSS, from the coding sequence ATGGAGAGCCCTCGACAGTCTGACGCAAGTACTCCCGTGGAGCCTTATTCTCCAGGATGCGTCGATACACCAGCGACGCAGTCATCCGTCTTGTTCGATGGAAATCTTGAAGAGTTGCTGCGCAACTTCCCCCTGGATCAATACATCCTCGTCACCGGCGGTCTCGGTTTCATTGGAAGTCACACAACATTGGAGCTACTCAAGGCCAATTATAACGTAATCGTCATTGACAACCTTAGCAATGCTTTCCAGAACGTCTTCGATCGCATCAAACTCCTGGCTTCCAAGCACCATGAGCAACAAGGAACCAAAATGCCCGAGATGCATCTGCATGCCCATGATTACCGCGACAGTGTTGCTCTTcgcaagcttcttgagcaatATCAAATCCAGTCGAGGTGGGGTACACCTAAGACCAAGATCTCCGGCGTCATCCATTTTGCTGCCCACAAGGCGGTTGAGGAGAGTATCAGGAATCCTTTGAAGTACTACGCAAACAATGTCGGCGGTCTCATCGACTTTGCCACGACGCTGGGTGAGTTTGGTATCAAGACCTTCGTCTTCTCGTCATCCGCCACCGTATACGGAACTTTGGCAACCTCCGGTCTTCCTCTTAAGGAGGAGCTTTGTGTCCAcaaggatgagatcttcGAAGACCGTGACGGGTCCAAGAAGCTCATGGAGCCTGGGTGCACAGGTATCACAAACCCCTATGGACGCACAAAATGGATCTGCGAAGCCATCTTAGCCGACCTCGCGGCCTCCGATCCAGAGTGGACCATCGTGGCTCTACGATACTTCAACCCAGTTGGATGCGATGAATCCGGCCTTCTCGGTGAAGATCCCAAGCAAATACCTACCAACCTTCTTCCAGTTGTCGTCAAGGTCATGACTGGGCAGTACAAGGAGCTGCAGATGTTTGGAACCGACTGGGACACGGAAGATGGCACAGCTGTCCGTGACTTCATCCACGTCACCGATCTGGCTCGAGGACATATCGCAGCCCTCAGTGCTGCCAATGAAgggaagctcaaggagaaTTTCCGCACATTCAACCTCGGAACCGGTACAGGCCATTCCGTAATGGAGGTGGTGAACACTATGGAGAGTGTGTCTTCCAAAGCAATTCCGAGAAGAGCTGCTGACCGCCGTGCGGGTGATGTCGGTTCCTGCGTTGCTGTGGCCACCAGGTCACAGGAGGAGCTGCAGTggaagaccgagaagacattGACCGATGCCTGTGCCAGTTTGTGCAATTTCCTG